The following proteins are encoded in a genomic region of Neomonachus schauinslandi chromosome 7, ASM220157v2, whole genome shotgun sequence:
- the IRX1 gene encoding iroquois-class homeodomain protein IRX-1: protein MSFPQLGYPQYLSAAGPGAYGGERPGVLAAAAAAAAAASSGRPGAAELGAGAGAAAVTSVLGMYAAAGPYAGAPNYSAFLPYAADLSLFSQMGSQYELKDNPGVHPATFAAHTAPAYYPYGQFQYGDPGRPKNATRESTSTLKAWLNEHRKNPYPTKGEKIMLAIITKMTLTQVSTWFANARRRLKKENKVTWGARSKDQEDGALFGSDTEGDPEKAEDDEEIDLESIDIDKIDEHDGDQSNEDEEDKAEAPRAPAAPTALARDQGSPLAAADALKSQDSPLGLVKEVPEPGSTRLLSPGATSGGLQGAPHSKPKIWSLAETATSPDGAPKASPPPPAGHPGAHGPPAGTPLQHPAFLPSHGLYTCHIGKFSNWTNGAFLAQGSLLNMRSFLGVGAPHAAPHGSHLPAPPPPPPPQPPVAVATGVLHGDKASARSSPALPERDLVPRPDSPAQQLKSPFQPVRDNSLAPQEGTPRILAALPSA from the exons ATGTCCTTCCCGCAGCTGGGCTACCCGCAGTACCTGAGCGCCGCGGGGCCCGGCGCCTACGGCGGCGAGCGCCCGGGGGTCCTGGCCGCGGCTGcggccgctgccgccgccgcctcgtCGGGCCGGCCGGGGGCGGCGGAGCTGGGCGCGGGAGCGGGTGCGGCCGCCGTCACCTCGGTGCTGGGCATGTACGCGGCGGCCGGCCCGTACGCGGGCGCGCCCAACTACAGCGCGTTCCTGCCCTACGCCGCCGACCTCAGCCTCTTCTCGCAGATG GGCTCACAATATGAACTCAAAGACAACCCCGGGGTGCACCCTGCCACCTTCGCAGCCCACACGGCGCCAGCCTACTACCCCTATGGCCAGTTCCAGTACGGGGATCCCGGGCGGCCCAAGAACGCCACGCGCGAGAGCACCAGCACGCTCAAGGCCTGGCTCAACGAGCACCGCAAGAACCCCTACCCCACCAAGGGCGAGAAGATCATGCTGGCCATCATCACCAAGATGACCCTCACGCAGGTCTCCACCTGGTTCGCCAACGCGCGCCGGCGCCTCAAGAAGGAAAATAAGGTGACGTGGGGCGCGCGCAGCAAGGACCAGGAGGACGGAGCCCTCTTCGGAAGCGATACGGAAGGCGACCCTGAGAAGGCTGAGGACGATGAGGAGATCGACCTGGAGAGCATTGACATCGACAAAATCGACGAACACGACGGCGACCAGAGCAATGAGGACGAGGAGGACAAGGCCGAGGCGCCGCGCGCGCCCGCGGCACCTACAGCCCTTGCTCGGGACCAGGGCTCGCCGCTAGCAGCCGCCGACGCGCTCAAGTCCCAGGACTCGCCCCTGGGCCTGGTCAAGGAGGTCCCGGAGCCTGGCAGCACGCGCCTGCTGAGTCCTGGCGCCACGTCGGGTGGCCTGCAGGGCGCGCCGCACAGCAAGCCCAAGATCTGGTCCTTGGCCGAAACGGCCACAAGTCCCGACGGCGCGCCCAAGGCCTCGCCGCCGCCTCCCGCCGGCCATCCCGGCGCGCATGGGCCCCCCGCGGGCACGCCGCTGCAACACCCCGCCTTCCTGCCCAGCCACGGACTGTACACCTGCCACATCGGCAAATTCTCCAACTGGACCAACGGAGCGTTCCTCgcgcagggctccctgctcaacatgCGCTCCTTCCTGGGCGTCGGCGCGCCCCACGCCGCGCCCCACGGCTCGCACCTGcctgcgccgccgccgccgccgccgccgcagccgccggTCGCCGTGGCTACAGGGGTGCTCCATGGTGACAAGGCCTCTGCTCGCAGCAGCCCCGCGCTCCCAG AGAGAGACCTCGTCCCCAGGCCGGACTCGCCGGCACAGCAGTTAAAATCGCCCTTCCAGCCCGTGCGCGACAA CTCGCTGGCCCCCCAGGAGGGAACGCCCCGGATCCTAGCAGCCCTCCCGTCGGCCTGA